In Streptomyces sp. ML-6, the genomic stretch GACGATGAACCGGATCTTGTTGGTGTGCGGCCGGTCCGCGGTGTCGTAGTTCCCGTACGTCTCCTTGTCGGCGGGGTCGCCCGTCTGCTGGTAGGCCGCCGGCACCCAGTCGCACGCGAGGCCGCGCGGGCATTCCGGCCGCACCTCGTCCGCTCCGGCCGGGGCCACGGGACTGAGCAGTGCCATGCTCAGTGCGCCGACGCCGGTGAGCGCGAGTGCGAGTCCGGTCCTCTGCTTGGACGTCATGACAACCCTTCTTCGGAGCCGTGCGTGTCGAGCCGGGTGTGCTGAGCCGGGCGTGATCCATCCCGCTGTTCCGCTGTGCGCGCACACTCTCCGACCTGACATGACAGCGCGTCAAGGGATCGGCAGAGGCCGCGGGTCGAGCCAGTGGACCAGACCACTGAAAGGCCCTTTGACCTGCGCGCGGAAAGATTCAACCGGCGTTCGGCGACGGCCCGTTGCCCGGCTCCTGTGGAGCGGGAACACGGCATCGGGCACATCCCGGGCATCACCCAGGAGTGTGCTTTCCATCGAGTACGAGGGCGAGGTGCACGACGGCGTCCTGGTCGTGCAGAACTTCTTCGGGGTGGATCACCCGACCGGGTGGCGATCGTGCACGATCCGATGGAGTCGCGGCTACGGCAGTTCCGGCACCTCGCCGAACGGGAACTGCCGGTGCTCTGCGACGGCTTCGGGCTGGACGCGGGGGCGCGGGAGGTGCCGGCCGGGTACGTGCGGGAGCTGGAGCAGCGGCTCGCGGGCATCCTGATCCGGCACCGCGGCTGCCGGTGCTACCGCGAGCAGGACCTCCGGCGGGGCAGCGGCACCCCGTGGCACATCGGCGGTCCCACCGGGACCGGGGTCTCGGCGGCGCGGGGGACCGCACTGTTCGCGCGGACCGCGGCGAGCGGCGGGTAACGGCCGGACGGGGCGGGGGTCCGCATGCCGGTGACCGCCCGCGGGGCGCGGGCGGTCACCGGCGAGACGTTTCAGCCCTGCTGGAACAGCTCGGCGGGCAGCGGCTTCAGGAGGGTGTACAGGTCGTCGGTGATCGGCCGGTCCCAGCTGGCGATGGTGACGAGCACACCGTCGCTGCGGTCGAACTGGACGCAGGAGATGCGGCTTTCGGAGAGCTTGATCCGGCGGACGATCAGCAGGTTGTCGCCCTGCATGACGGGCACGTCCTCGGTGCCGGTGACCTCGACCGGCTCGTCGTTCTCCAGCGCGAGCAGCAGCTGGGCGACTTCGAACGGAACCTGCCCCTCCTCGGTCTCGCGCGCGGGCGATCCCTCCGGGAGGTTGCCGATGATCATCGCGGGGCCGCGGCCGCCGAACAGGTCGTAGCGCAGGAAGACGCCCTGACAGCTCCCGTCGGGGGCGGGCAGCAGGCCGGCGCCGAGATTTCCGGGCCAGTCCCCCGGGTCCATGGCCAGGACGTCGAAGTCGGGGCCCGCGGGTGTGGCGGCGCTACGGCGGCGGAGGAAGGACATGCAGACATGGTACGTGTCCGGGCTCACGTTGCGGAGTCGGGTCCGCGCAGGCCGGGGCGCCGACGGGCCCGCCTGCCGGTCCCCGGCGGGTCCTGCGGCCGGTCCCGGCCGGGGGTGGCGGCGAGGGGACCGGCCACGTCCGGTGGCCGGGGGCACGAAGGGGGACACGGAGGGGGCACGGAGGGTGATCCGGCGCGCGGTGCGGTCGTGGTCCGGCCCCGCCGGGACGACCCCCGGGGCGCAGGGGCCGGGGTCAGCCGGTGGGGGGTTCGGATCCGACCAGCCACATGGCGAAGAACTGGGCCCCGCCGCCGTACGCGTGGCCGAGCGCCTTCCGGGCCCCCGCCACCTGGTGCTCGCCCGCCCGGCCCCGTACCTGGAGGGCGGCCTCGGCGAAGCGGATCATGCCGGAGGCCCCGATGGGGTTGGTGGAGAGCACTCCGCCCGAGGGGTTCACGGGCAGGTCGCCGTCGATCTCGGTGACGCCGGACTCGGTGAGTTTCCAGCCCTCGCCCTCGTCGGCGAAGCCGAGGTTCTCCAGCCACATCGGCTCGTACCAGGAGAACGGCACGTACAGCTCGGCGGCGTCGATCTCCCGCCGGGGGTTGCTGATCCCCGCCTGCCGGTACACGTCGGCCGCGCAGTCCCGGCCCGCCCCGGGGGACACGAAGTCCTTGCCCGCGAAGAGCGTCGGCTCGCTGCGCATCGCACCGCCGTGCACCCACGCGGGCGGGTGCGGCGAGCGGTCCGCCCCGACCCGGTCGGTGAGGACCATCGCGCAGGCCCCGTCGGAGGAGGGGCAGGTCTCCGAGTAGCGGATCGGGTCCCAGAGCATCGGCGCGGCCCGCACCTTCTCCAGGGTGATGCCGGGGTCGCGGACGTGGGCGTAGGGGTTCCTGAGCGCGTTGCGCCGGTCCTTGTACGCGACGAGGGAGCCGATCTCGTCGGGGGCCCCGGTGCGCCGCATGTAGGCCCGTACGTGCGGGGCGAAGAAGCCGCCCGCACCGGCCAGCAGCGGTTGCTGGAACGGGACCGGCAGGGAGAGGCCCCACATGGCGTTGGACTCGGACTGTTTCTCGAAGGCGAGTGCCAGGACGGTGCGGTGCACCCGCGCGGAGACCAGGTTGGCGGCGACGAGTGCGGTGGAACCGCCGACGGAGCCCGCGGTGTGCACCCGGAGCACGGGTTTGCCGACGGCGCCGAGGGCGTCGGCGAGGTAGAGCTCCGGCATCATCAGGCCCTCGAAGAAATCGGGGGCCTTGCCGATGACGACGGCGTCGATGTCCGCCCAGGTCAGCCCGGCGTCGTCCAGGGCGCGGACGGCGGCCTCGCGGACCAGTCCGGCGATGGAGACGTCCCGGCGGGCGGAGACGTGTGCGGTCTGGCCGATGCCGACGACGGCCACGGGCTCAGCGGACATGAGCACTCTCCCCTTCGAGGACGGCGACCAGGTTCTGTTGCAGGCAGGGCCCGGAGGTGGCATGGGCCAGGGCCCGGTCGGACTCGCCGCGGTGGATGCGGGCGGCGGCCTCGCCGAGCCGGATCAGTCCGGCGGCCATGACCGGGTTGGCGGCGAGCGCGCCGCCGGACGGGTTGACGGCGACGTCGTCGTCGAGTTCGAGCGCCTTGCGCAGCACCACCTCCTGCGAGGTGAACGGGGCATGCAACTCGGCGGTGTCCACGGGCCGTTCGAAGAATCCGGCCCGGGTGGCGGCGAGCCGGGTGGACGGCGATCCGGTCAGTTCGCGGACGCCGAGGCCGTGTGCCTCGATGCGGTGGTCGATGCCGCGGATCCAGGCGGGGCGGGGGCACAGTCGCCGGGCGGTGTCCCCGGCGGCGAGGACCACGGCGGCCGCCCCGTCGCCGATCGGTGCGCAGTCGCCGGTGCGCAGCGGGCGCACGAGGTAGTCCCCGGCCGGGACCGGGCCGGCGAGCTGGGCGTGCGGGTTGTCCGCGGCGGCGGCGCGGTTGCGGGCGGCGATCGCGGCGAGGGCCGCCTCGTCCGTGTCGCCCGCGTCGATCAGCGCCCGGGCCTGGAGCGCGGCGAGGGCGACGGAGTCCGGCCAGAGCGGGCCGAGGTAGTAGGGGTCGAGCTGGCGGGTGAGGACGTCGCGGAGCTCCCCGGGCGAGGACTTGCCGTAGGAGTAGACGAGGGCGGTGTCGGCCTGGCCCGTCAGGATCTTCACCCAGGCCTCGTACAGGGCCCAGGCGCCGTCCATCTCCACGTGGGACTCGGAGATCGGTGGATGGGCGCCGACGCCGTCGAGCGCCATGGTGAAGGAGAAGGCGCGGCCGGCCAGGTAGTCGCTGGAGCCGGAGCAGGTGAAGCCGATGTCGCCCGCCCGCAGGCCGGTCGCGTCGAGGACCCGGTGGAGCACCGGCATCAGCATCTCGACCTCGGAGAGTTCGTCGGTGCGCCGCAGGTGGTCCGTCTGCGCGAAGGCGACGATCGCCACGTCTCGCATCTAGAGCAGCTCCTTGTACGCGTCGTAGTCGGCGTCGGGCTCGCCGGTGGGCCGGTAGTGGTCGGGGTGGCGTGCGCCCTCGGTCCAGACGGGTTCGACGCGCAGCCCCATGCGCACCTCGTCGTACGGGATGCCGCCGATCCGGGCGTGCAGGGCGAGGTCCGCGCCGTCGAGTGCGATGTGCGCGTAGACGTAGGGGACCTCGAGGTCGGGAGCGGCCGGGTGAGCGGCCTTGATGTTGACGACGCAGTACGTGGTCACGGTGCCGCGCGGGCCGACCTCGACCTGTTCCGCGGTGGCGACGCCGCAGGTGGGGCAGGCGCCGCGGGGCGGCACGTACACCTTGGCGCAGGACGGGCAGCGTTCGCCGACGATGCGCCGTTCGGACAGGGCCTCGAGGTAGGCGCTCTGGGCCCGGCCGGGGGTGTACCGGTAGTCGAGCCGGGCGGGGGTGACGATGCCGGTGACGGGGTCGGGGAACGCACCGTCGTGCGGGGCGGGCGGTTCGCCGGCGCCGCCCGCGTACGGTTCGAAGCAGGCGATGTCCGTGATCGCGCCGGTCCGTTCGGCGGCCCAGCGGATCCGTACCCGCATGCCGGTGCGCACGGCGTGCGGGCCGGGCGCGGCCAGGGCGTGCAGGAGGGCGGTGTCGGCCCCGTCGAGCCGGACGAGGACCCAGGCGAAGGGGGTGCCGAGGGGCTGGCCGCTGCGCGGTGCGGGGTTCCAGGCCCAGGTGGTGACGGTGCCGGTGGGGGCGACCTCGACGAGTTCCCGGATCTCCTCGGCGGTGACGGGGTCGTACTCGACGGGCGGGACCAGGATCCTTCCGTCGTCGGTGCGGACGCCGAGCACGGTGCGTTCGCGCAGTCCGGTGAGGAAGGCGCTCTGGACCGGGCCGAGGGAGCGGGTGAAGGGGAATTCGACCACGAGTGGTGCGCTGAGGATGTCGGGCACGGTTGCCTCCTGGACTCGGGGCCCGTCGGGTGCGTCCGGTCGGAGGCCACCCGGCGGGCGCTCAGGCGCGGCGGTAGACGGGCGGGCGTTTCTCGGCGAAGGCGCGGGCGCCTTCGCGGGCGTCGGCGGTGGCGAAGACCGGTTGGCCGCGTTCCAGTTCGGCGGCGAGGCCCTCGGTCTCGGTCAGTTCGGCGTTCTCGTACACGGACGCCTTGACGGCCTCGACGGCGAGCGGTCCGCAGGCGTTGATCCGTTCGGCGACGGCGAGGGCCTCCTCCAGTGCGGTGCCGTCGGGGACGACCCGGCCGATCAGCCCGATGGCGGCGGCCTCGGCGGCGCTGTAGGGGCGTCCGGTGAGAAGCATTTCGAGGGCGTGGGTGCGGGGGATCTGGCGGGGCAGCCGCACCGTGGACCCGCCGATGGGGAAGAGGCCGCGCCGGACCTCGAAGAGGCCGAAGGTGGCGCCCGCTCCGGCGATCCGGATGTCGGTGCCCTGGAGGATCTCGGTCCCGCCCGCCACGCAGTGGCCCTCGACCGCGGCGACGACCGGTTTGCGGGGGCGGTGGTGGCGCAGCATCGCCTTCCAGTGCAGATCGGGGTCGGCGGCCATCCGGTGGCGGTACCGCTCCCCCTCCATGCCCTTGCCGGCCAGGGCCTTGAGGTCCATGCCGGCGCAGAAGCAGCCGCCCGCCCCGGTGAGGACGACCGAGCGGACCGTGTCGTCCTCGTCGGCCGCCAGCCAGCCGTCGTACAGCCCGACCAGCATCGGCAGCGAGAGGGCGTTCTTCGCCTCCGGCCTGTTCAGGGTGAGCACCAGTGTGGCGCCCTCGCGGCGCACGGTGAGGTGTTCCGTACCACCCATTGCCTGCCTCCCGTCTCGGGACCCGGGGCCGCCGGGTCGGTACTGCCGGTCGCGGCACTGGAACAGGTTGCAGTAGGTGGGGGCCCAGTTCAATAGTTTTCTGACAGTCAGTCAGTTTTCTTCGTCCGGGCCCCTTCCCACTTGTGGCTCCCGGCGCTCTAATGACCGCCGAGCCAGTCAGCTTCCGGGGTCAGGAGGAACGGTGGAGTACAACCTTGCCGACCTGTTCGAATCGGTCGTCGACGTGGTCCCGGAACGCGAGGCGCTCGTCTACCTCGACCACCCCGGCACCGGTGCGGAGCGCCGGCTCACGTACGCGGAGCTGGACGCGGCCG encodes the following:
- a CDS encoding thiolase domain-containing protein; this translates as MSAEPVAVVGIGQTAHVSARRDVSIAGLVREAAVRALDDAGLTWADIDAVVIGKAPDFFEGLMMPELYLADALGAVGKPVLRVHTAGSVGGSTALVAANLVSARVHRTVLALAFEKQSESNAMWGLSLPVPFQQPLLAGAGGFFAPHVRAYMRRTGAPDEIGSLVAYKDRRNALRNPYAHVRDPGITLEKVRAAPMLWDPIRYSETCPSSDGACAMVLTDRVGADRSPHPPAWVHGGAMRSEPTLFAGKDFVSPGAGRDCAADVYRQAGISNPRREIDAAELYVPFSWYEPMWLENLGFADEGEGWKLTESGVTEIDGDLPVNPSGGVLSTNPIGASGMIRFAEAALQVRGRAGEHQVAGARKALGHAYGGGAQFFAMWLVGSEPPTG
- a CDS encoding thiolase domain-containing protein, with product MRDVAIVAFAQTDHLRRTDELSEVEMLMPVLHRVLDATGLRAGDIGFTCSGSSDYLAGRAFSFTMALDGVGAHPPISESHVEMDGAWALYEAWVKILTGQADTALVYSYGKSSPGELRDVLTRQLDPYYLGPLWPDSVALAALQARALIDAGDTDEAALAAIAARNRAAAADNPHAQLAGPVPAGDYLVRPLRTGDCAPIGDGAAAVVLAAGDTARRLCPRPAWIRGIDHRIEAHGLGVRELTGSPSTRLAATRAGFFERPVDTAELHAPFTSQEVVLRKALELDDDVAVNPSGGALAANPVMAAGLIRLGEAAARIHRGESDRALAHATSGPCLQQNLVAVLEGESAHVR
- a CDS encoding OB-fold nucleic acid binding domain-containing protein gives rise to the protein MPDILSAPLVVEFPFTRSLGPVQSAFLTGLRERTVLGVRTDDGRILVPPVEYDPVTAEEIRELVEVAPTGTVTTWAWNPAPRSGQPLGTPFAWVLVRLDGADTALLHALAAPGPHAVRTGMRVRIRWAAERTGAITDIACFEPYAGGAGEPPAPHDGAFPDPVTGIVTPARLDYRYTPGRAQSAYLEALSERRIVGERCPSCAKVYVPPRGACPTCGVATAEQVEVGPRGTVTTYCVVNIKAAHPAAPDLEVPYVYAHIALDGADLALHARIGGIPYDEVRMGLRVEPVWTEGARHPDHYRPTGEPDADYDAYKELL
- a CDS encoding crotonase/enoyl-CoA hydratase family protein — encoded protein: MGGTEHLTVRREGATLVLTLNRPEAKNALSLPMLVGLYDGWLAADEDDTVRSVVLTGAGGCFCAGMDLKALAGKGMEGERYRHRMAADPDLHWKAMLRHHRPRKPVVAAVEGHCVAGGTEILQGTDIRIAGAGATFGLFEVRRGLFPIGGSTVRLPRQIPRTHALEMLLTGRPYSAAEAAAIGLIGRVVPDGTALEEALAVAERINACGPLAVEAVKASVYENAELTETEGLAAELERGQPVFATADAREGARAFAEKRPPVYRRA